The DNA region GGTCAACGGTGTCCCATTGAGAAGAGTCAACGCTCGCTACGTCATTGCCACATCCACCAAGGTCGGTCTAGAAGGTGTCAACGTTGAGAAGTTCAACGTCGAATACTTTGCCAGAGAGAAGTTGACCAAGCAGCAAAAGAAGGAGGCCAACCTCTTCCCAGAACAACAAAACAGGGAAGTCAAGGCCGAGCGTATCGAAGACCAGAAGAACGTCGACAAGGCGCTTCTAGctgagatcaagaagaccCCATTGTTGAAACAATACTTGGCTGcctctttctccttgaagaacgGTGACAGACCACACTTGTTGAAGTTTTAGACCAAGAGTGACAAGTTTCATCCCACGTTTCACaacttcatcttttttAATCACTTCTGTATAATTGTATACAAAACGAATCCCTGTTACTAAGTAATTCGGCCCTCCCAGCTCGATCCCCTTTACGGTCTTGCTGGCCTCTCAACCTCTCCACCTCTTGAGGTTTGCTGGGCTCAGCGTTCTTTTGCGTGTCTCATCCTTAATCCTGGCTGCTACGCGGTTAAACGATCGGTTTCTGATAGGATCTTACAAGTCAAGAAGACATATAGGCTTTGAATAGAGCCTATAGGGTCTTCTGAAACACGAGGTTGGTTGTTAATCATTTGATTGTACAAATCTCTGCAACAACTGTTGCAAGCTGCTTCCTCAATGGCAAAGACTAGAAGGAACGACGCTGGGGAGGTTTACGAGGTGGAAAAAAGGCTGGACTACGGTACCAAAGGTACTCAGGTGGAGGTCTTGAGCAACCAAATCCATTTGTCCCATGGAGATGACGTTCCAGACAAAAAGGATGAGGAAAGTGATGGTGCTTGGTGGAAAACAGCTACGATTTACATTTATCACATCGAATTCGTTGGGAAAGCATCCGGAAGGGCACCTCCATCTGGGAATGCACCTCCACCAGCTCCTTTGTCTAAGCCAAAGAGGTATGAGCTACTGGAGGAACTCtatgaagaggatgaaacGTTGAGAAAGTACAAGGACCGCATCGCGTTCGATGGCCAGGATACGCTGTACTCTCGTGTTCCTCTTGAAGAGTTTACGTTGTTTGATGGCTGCTGGAAGGtgggaaagaagaagaaagctgcgCCAGGTGCTCcggccaagaaagaagaggccAGCCCCGCCGAAGGCTTGGTCACCCAGATCACACTTCAGTTCGCCAGCAAGGTATCATTGAAGGACATTTACAAAGCTACTATGTCTGAGGATACCGAGGAGCAGGAGAGCAAGATGTCTGCACCTGAAAAGACCGCGTTGCTGTACTTGATGGGTGCCAAATTCTTGGCTTCGAAGGATCCCATCTTTCAGATGCAAGGTaacaagttcttcatctttaACAACAAAACGAAGGCGATTCCGTTCCAAGTGGGCGGCTATCTGATGTTTGGTTTCACTGTTTCTCTTGTGTTCTCGAAAGGTACCGTTCTGCTGAATGTTATCAACGTTTCTTTGCCATTCTACAAGCACACTAAGTACTTGCCCGGGGATCCAAAGTTCAAGGAGAACGACAAGACGCGCTATACTTTGATGGATTGGCTGATCGAATGCT from Torulaspora globosa chromosome 3, complete sequence includes:
- the RPL6A gene encoding 60S ribosomal protein eL6 (ancestral locus Anc_4.341) yields the protein MSAQKAPKWYPSEDVKVPKKTRKTSRPQKLRASLVPGTVLILLAGRFRGKRVVYLKSLEDNTLLVSGPFKVNGVPLRRVNARYVIATSTKVGLEGVNVEKFNVEYFAREKLTKQQKKEANLFPEQQNREVKAERIEDQKNVDKALLAEIKKTPLLKQYLAASFSLKNGDRPHLLKF